One Aegilops tauschii subsp. strangulata cultivar AL8/78 chromosome 7, Aet v6.0, whole genome shotgun sequence genomic window carries:
- the LOC141026709 gene encoding uncharacterized protein, translating into MTHMKSAAAILSPAISSESARGTVVNLQRSQEMADDELTDMMYDMEFGELMKDWIEDWSDDENSDRGDRSENANVLEDLNMDEHDDGQENNEHDDGVENNSEISNENYISQLISECHNAYDYHGESDAETGLDVESLDAPDSGESLSSVIMSEVTEDEGKKNVQDTASADDKRDMFMQIIQMTFTSHEAAYDFYNSYARDNGFSIRKNRGEEEAAFKR; encoded by the exons ATGACCCATAT GAAATCGGCGGCGGCGATCTTATCGCCGGCGATCTCGTCCGAGAGCGCGCGTGGCACCGTCGTCAACCTCCAGCGCTCGCAG GAAATGGCGGACGATGAGTTAACTGATATGATGTATGACATGGAGTTTGGAGAACTGATGAAAGACTGGATAGAAGATTGGTCAGATGATGAAAATTCAGATCGTGGAGATAGGTCAGAGAATGCGAACGTATTGGAAGATCTTAAT ATGGATGAACATGATGATGGTCAGGAAAACAATGAGCATGATGATGGTGTGGAAAACAACTCGGAGATCTCGAATGAAAATTACATTAGTCAG CTCATTTCCGAATGTCATAATGCGTACGACTATCATGGTGAATCCGACGCGGAGACAGGCCTTGATGTCGAATCATTAGATGCACCTGATTCTGGGGAGTCGCTGTCGTCGGTCATCATGAGTGAG GTGACAGAAGATGAGGGGAAAAAGAATGTCCAAGATACTGCTAGTGCAGATGATAAGAGGGATATGTTCATGCAGATAATACAAATGACTTTTACGTCTCATGAGGCTGCGTATGATTTCTACAACAGCTATGCTAGAGATAATGGTTTCAGCATTAGAAAGAATAGG GGAGAAGAGGAAGCTGCTTTCAAAAGGTGA